From Aedes albopictus strain Foshan chromosome 1, AalbF5, whole genome shotgun sequence, one genomic window encodes:
- the LOC134285363 gene encoding uncharacterized protein LOC134285363, with amino-acid sequence MDSKDAFTFNSQGLEEVLGADWAIPTKRQVLRIVMKLYDPLGFIAHFVVQGKILMQEIWRTGTNWDEPIAEQPRELWTRWMEQYQQINEVNVPRCFFKDFSPQQVSDIQIHVFTDASVSACACVAYLRITVDGESQCSLIAAKTKVAPLRALSIPRLELQAAMMGSRLLQNICSALTINIHRRFLWSDSATVLAWLRSDSRRYHQFVSIRVGEILSLTSVDEWRYVPSRENVADDATKWNRGPSFDPDCRWYQGPAFLHDPESQWPAERPGNTVEADAAAEEIRLVSVHHTAEEVVDVQRFSNWNRLLRATAYVHRAVAAWKHLTSGTRSLKILSQSEFAKAEETLWRQAQAQEYPEEVQLLREGQSVAKVSPIRALSPFLDEKGVLRVGGRIGQAPSIPYEAKHPVVLPRSHRITYLVVLSFHQRFLHANTETVCNELRQRFHIPRMRTVVRSVCRSCQYCKIRKAAPVPPMMGPLPKVRLTPFIRPFTYVGVDYLGHFEVKVGRSIVKRWICLFTCLTVRAVHLELAHSLSTKSCVMAFRRFVNRRGAPLEVFSDNGTNFVGASRQLTEEIQRTKTINEDCAATFTNACTQWHFNVPAAPHMGGPWERMVKSVKVAMAAISDSPHHPSDEVFETIMLEAEGIVNSRPLTYVPLEAADH; translated from the coding sequence ATGGATTCGAAAGATGCCTTCACATTCAATAGCCAGGGATTGGAGGAAGTTCTAGGTGCCGATTGGGCGATACCAACAAAGCGCCAGGTCCTGCGTATCGTGATGAAGCTCTACGACCCCTTAGGATTCATCGCACACTTCGTCGTCCAAGGGAAGATTCTGATGCAGGAGATTTGGCGGACAGGTACAAACTGGGACGAGCCTATTGCGGAGCAACCACGCGAACTTTGGACAAGGTGGATGGAGCAGTATCAGCAGATCAACGAAGTAAACGTTCCGCGCtgcttcttcaaagatttcagCCCACAGCAAGTCAGCGATATTCAGATCCATGTGTTCACGGATGCGAGCGTGTCCGCCTGTGCGTGTGTGGCCTACCTTAGAATCACAGTAGATGGAGAGAGTCAGTGTTCGCTGATCGCAGCAAAAACTAAAGTGGCGCCTCTTCGAGCACTTTCTATTCCACGTTTGGAATTACAGGCTGCCATGATGGGTTCCCGTTTACTACAGAACATCTGCTCGGCCCTAACCATCAACATTCACAGGCGTTTCCTGTGGTCAGATTCAGCAACAGTTCTTGCTTGGCTTCGCTCCGATAGTCGTCGGTATCATCAGTTCGTCTCGATCCGTGTCGGCGAAATCCTGTCGCTGACTAGTGTGGATGAATGGCGCTACGTTCCTTCTCGCGAAAATGTTGCGGACGATGCCACGAAATGGAATAGGGGGCCTTCATTCGATCCGGATTGCCGTTGGTACCAGGGTCCAGCATTCCTGCATGATCCGGAGAGTCAGTGGCCTGCGGAACGACCAGGAAATACAGTCGAAGCAGACGCAGCGGCCGAGGAAATTCGCCTTGTATCAGTACACCATACAGCAGAGGAAGTGGTAGATGTGCAACGTTTTTCTAACTGGAACAGACTACTACGAGCGACAGCATACGTCCACCGAGCTGTAGCAGCATGGAAGCACCTGACAAGCGGGACAAGGTCGCTCAAAATACTCAGCCAGAGTGAGTTCGCGAAAGCAGAGGAAACACTATGGCGGCAGGCTCAAGCGCAGGAGTATCCGGAAGAAGTTCAGCTGCTGCGCGAAGGACAAAGTGTAGCGAAAGTCAGCCCTATTCGAGCGCTGTCTCCATTCCTGGACGAGAAAGGAGTTCTACGAGTTGGCGGCAGAATCGGACAAGCTCCATCGATTCCATACGAAGCGAAGCATCCAGTCGTGTTACCGAGAAGCCATCGGATCACATATCTTGTTGTGCTTAGCTTCCACCAGCGATTCCTTCATGCGAACACCGAGACAGTGTGCAACGAGTTGAGACAACGTTTTCACATTCCGAGGATGCGAACAGTAGTGCGCAGCGTGTGTCGTAGCTGTCAGTACTGCAAAATCAGGAAAGCAGCTCCAGTTCCACCGATGATGGGACCGCTTCCGAAGGTTCGTCTGACTCCCTTCATTCGTCCATTTACGTACGTCGGCGTGGACTACCTGGGTCATTTCGAAGTGAAAGTCGGTCGCAGTATTGTGAAGCGGTGGATATGTTTGTTCACATGCCTCACAGTTCGAGCAGTTCATCTGGAGCTAGCACACAGTCTGTCAACGAAGTCTTGCGTGATGGCGTTCAGGCGTTTCGTTAATCGGCGAGGAGCTCCGCTAGAAGTATTCTCGGACAACGGTACCAACTTTGTGGGAGCTAGTCGTCAGTTGACAGAAGAGATCCAGCGAACCAAGACCATTAACGAGGATTGTGCGGCTACGTTCACCAACGCCTGTACGCAGTGGCACTTCAACGTTCCTGCAGCCCCGCATATGGGAGGTCCGTGGGAGCGAATGGTAAAGTCCGTAAAAGTAGCAATGGCAGCAATATCCGACAGTCCGCATCATCCGAGTGACGAGGTGTTCGAAACCATAATGTTGGAAGCAGAGGGGATTGTTAACAGTCGTCCACTGACCTACGTTCCCTTAGAAGCAGCCGATCATTAG
- the LOC134290283 gene encoding uncharacterized protein LOC134290283: MNSFGSSTAGAGLPNATQSSPAVGPTSAQLAARQVMPRELPKFNGDPQEWPIFYSSFKNTTEVCGYTDAENLARLQRSLGGSALEAVRSRLLLPASVPSLLKKVRNVPAPKAENLSSIVAYGLAIQNLVDHIILADQQAHLANPMLLQELVDKLPTSLKMQWGTYKQGVAYVNLATFNGFMAGLVNLASELTIDVDCAQNQHKQVRAEKPKPREKLFTHANESSDAARKEKNTSAERSVSKACSYCGKDNHQILNCSSFKSLDIGARWKAMRQKNLCRLCLVPHRKWPCHSKKECGVDGCRFRHHMLLHSNQHSRGESAETTKPTEAVQHNYHHTKSFSLFRYLPVTIYGDGKQVEIYAFLDDGSSSTLLEEAVAVQLGINGEPDNLCQTLNYSDLSRSYPHLQGLFVSSYVNAKPSMIIGIEHVHLLTSLKLREGGRSDPVATKTRLGWCVYGRNSGSEGSVEQLNLHVGQEMSNSDLYDSMKKYFAVEEAVVTKHLESDEDQRARSILEATTVRRGSRIVSGLLWRKDNIHFPESYKMAMNPRSLGLEKRLSRDSELRQRVNEQINSFEQKQYISKASKQEADSLDSRRVWYLPLGVVINPKKPGKIRMVWDAAAKAYGVCFNDMLLKGPDLLVPLVNVLLRFRQGKVAVCSDIREMFLRILIRDEDRWSQCFLWRSSPEEEVQVYVINVAMFGATSSPCTAQFVKNWNASEYSEQYPRAVEAVTKNHYVDDFLDSVNSVEEAVQLVQQVKDIHAAAGFQRDEYSDQ; the protein is encoded by the exons ATGAATTCCTTTGGATCATCAACAGCTGGAGCCGGATTGCCGAATGCAACTCAATCGAGTCCTGCAGTGGGACCAACTAGTGCCCAACTTGCGGCGCGACAGGTAATGCCCCGTGAGTTGCCCAAGTTCAATGGCGATCCCCAGGAGTGGCCTATCTTCtacagttccttcaagaatactacGGAGGTATGCGGATATACCGATGCAGAGAATTTGGCCCGTCTACAGCGAAGTTTGGGAGGTTCTGCATTGGAAGCCGTACGAAGTCGTCTGCTGTTACCAGCGTCAGTTCC TTCGCTTCTGAAGAAAGTGAGGAACGTGCCAGCCCCGAAAGCGGAGAACCTGAGTTCGATTGTGGCTTATGGTTTGGCCATTCAGAACTTGGTCGACCACATCATCTTGGCCGATCAGCAAGCACATTTGGCGAACCCAATGCTGCTTCAGGAGTTGGTCGATAAGTTGCCCACATCTCTCAAGATGCAGTGGGGAACCTACAAGCAAGGCGTTGCATATGTCAACCTGGCGACATTCAACGGTTTCATGGCAGGCCTTGTGAACTTGGCGTCGGAGCTCACAATCGATGTGGACTGCGCACAGAACCAGCATAAACAAGTTCGCGCGGAGAAGCCGAAGCCAAGGGAGAAGTTGTTCACTCACGCCAACGAATCGTCCGATGCAGCCAGGAAGGAAAAGAACACGTCGGCAGAAAGGTCTGTGTCAAAAGCCTGCTCGTATTGCGGAAAGGACAATCATCAGATCCTGAACTGTTCCAGTTTCAAGTCTTTGGATATTGGAGCGAGGTGGAAAGCAATGCGTCAGAAGAACCTATGTCGTCTGTGTTTAGTTCCGCATCGGAAATGGCCATGCCACTCGAAAAAGGAGTGTGGCGTGGATGGCTGTCGTTTTCGTCATCACATGCTGCTGCATAGTAACCAGCATAGCCGAGGCGAATCCGCTGAGACAACGAAGCCAACCGAAGCGGTACAGCACAACTACCACCACACGAAGTCGTTTTCTCTCTTCCGTTATCTGCCAGTCACGATTTACGGAGACGGGAAACAGGTAGAAATCTACGCGTTCCTGGACGACGGATCATCGTCGACGTTACTGGAAGAGGCAGTTGCAGTTCAGTTGGGGATTAACGGAGAGCCGGACAACCTTTG TCAAACGTTGAACTATTCCGATCTGTCGAGATCCTATCCACATCTACAAGGTCTTTTCGTCAGCAGTTACGTGAATGCGAAACCCAGTATGATTATCGGCATCGAGCACGTGCATCTCCTCACCAGTCTGAAGCTTCGCGAAGGCGGAAGAAGTGATCCAGTCGCAACGAAAACTCGTCTCGGTTGGTGCGTCTACGGAAGAAATTCGGGAAGTGAAGGATCCGTGGAACAGCTGAATCTGCACGTCGGTCAGGAGATGAGTAACAGTGATCTGTACGACTCGATGAAGAAGTATTTCGCCGTTGAAGAAGCTGTGGTCACGAAGCATCTTGAGTCCGACGAAGATCAACGAGCGCGCAGCATTTTGGAGGCAACCACAGTCCGCCGAGGTTCTAGAATCGTGTCTGGTTTGCTGTGGCGAAAGGACAATATCCACTTTCCCGAGAGCTACAAGATGGCCATGAACCCCAGGAGTCTGGGGTTGGAGAAGCGTCTGTCCAGAGATTCGGAACTTCGACAGAGAGTGAACGAGCAGATCAACAGCTTCGAGCAAAAGCAGTACATCAGTAAAGCATCAAAGCAAGAAGCCGACAGTCTAGATTCCCGCCGTGTCTGGTATCTACCGCTGGGAGTAGTGATCAATCCTAAGAAGCCAGGCAAGATTCGGATGGTTTGGGATGCGGCCGCGAAAGCTTATGGAGTCTGCTTCAACGATATGCTGCTGAAGGGTCCGGATCTTCTCGTACCGCTAGTAAACGTTTTACTGCGATTCAGACAGGGGAAAGTCGCCGTGTGCTCCGACATTCGGGAAATGTTCCTCCGAATCCTCATCCGTGATGAAGACAGATGGTCGCAGTGCTTTCTTTGGAGAAGTAGTCCGGAGGAAGAAGTACAAGTTTACGTAATCAACGTGGCGATGTTTGGTGCAACCAGCTCGCCATGTACAGCGCAGTTTGTGAAGAACTGGAATGCTTCTGAATACAGCGAACAGTACCCCAGAGCAGTGGAAGCAGTGACCAAGAACCATTACGTGGATGACTTCCTCGACAGCGTCAACTCGGTGGAAGAAGCAGTACAGTTGGTACAGCAAGTGAAGGATATCCATGCAGCAGCCGGTTTCCA GAGAGACGAGTACAGCGATCAGTAA